One Vespa crabro chromosome 9, iyVesCrab1.2, whole genome shotgun sequence genomic region harbors:
- the LOC124426711 gene encoding 46 kDa FK506-binding nuclear protein isoform X2 — translation MFWGLIMEPNKRYTQTVEKSFHVSMATLDVASADDDVVQVTVCYDGTNYLLCSLKKGSVWQVPLDLHFQEGTKIAFTCNGHSRVHLTGYLIPDDLIDEIEEEEDEEEEEKVQQLIDRQSKRKAIDFPKGNKKVKRVKNEVESSEDDDLELDGTNNDEDSDEEEEEEGKETLLIEENINEEEDEEDESDDDDDDDDEDDDADDDDDDIIEEEEEEKIQKKSSKQQQQQGNKSKQIQQLQPKKKQDKQKLLNGKDIKQDQQKKNKGEQQQQNTQNEQKKRVVEGGVQIKDIKTGNGAFAKAGKFVSVYFVGRLQNGKKFDATTQGDGFKFRLGKGEVIKGWDVGISGMKVGGKRQITIPPAMAYGAKGYPPAIPGNSTLVFEVELKNVH, via the exons atgttTTGGg gTCTAATAATGGAACCGAATAAACGGTATACTCAAACCGTTGAAAAATCATTCCACGTGTCTATGGCGACTTTAGATGTTGCAAGCGCCG ATGACGATGTAGTACAGGTGACTGTATGTTATGATGGtacaaattatttactttgtaGTTTAAAGAAAGGCTCAGTATGGCAAGTACCACTTGATTTGCACTTTCAAGAGGGAACTAAAATAGCTTTCACATGTAATGGCCACAGTCGTGTACATTTAACTGGATATTTAATACCAGATGATTTAATTgatgaaatagaagaagaagaggatgaggaagaggaagaaaaagttcaACAGTTAATTGATAGACaatcaaagagaaaagcaaTAGATTTtccaaaaggaaataaaaaagtaaaaagagtaaaaaatgaAGTTGAATCGTCGGAAGATGATGATTTGGAATTAGATGGAACAAATAATGATGAAGATTCtgatgaggaagaggaagaagaagggaaggaaACTCTATTgattgaagaaaatattaatgaagaagaggatgaggaggatgaaagtgatgatgatgatgatgacgatgatgaggatgatgatgctgatgatgatgatgatgatattattgaagaggaagaagaggaaaagatacaaaaaaaatctagcaaacaacagcaacagcagggAAACAAAAGCAAGCAAATACAACAATTACAGCCTAAAAAGAAGCAAGATAAACAGAAATTGTTAAACGGAAAGGATATCAAACAAGaccaacaaaagaaaaataaaggagaacAGCAACAGCAAAATACTCAAAATGAACAGAAGAAGAGGGTGGTTGAGGGAGGTgtacaaataaaagatataaagacaGGCAATGGTGCATTTGCGAAAGCAGGAAAATTTGTTTCTGTGTACTTTGTAGGACGATTGCAAAATGGCAAGAAATTTGATGCCACTACACAAGGAGATGGTTTTAAATTTAGGCTTGGAAAAGGTGAAGTTATCAAAGGATGGGATGTAGGCATTTCTGGCATGAAAGTTGGTGGAAAGAGACAAATTACAATACCTCCAGCTATggc GTATGGCGCTAAGGGTTATCCACCTGCTATTCCTGGCAACAGTACGCTTGTTTTTGAAGTTGAACTAAAAAATGTCCATTAA
- the LOC124426711 gene encoding 46 kDa FK506-binding nuclear protein isoform X1, whose amino-acid sequence MSTYLIFNQLPYFQPSTPNFDPPKSWMSVLEPSQNFLSSLIMEPNKRYTQTVEKSFHVSMATLDVASADDDVVQVTVCYDGTNYLLCSLKKGSVWQVPLDLHFQEGTKIAFTCNGHSRVHLTGYLIPDDLIDEIEEEEDEEEEEKVQQLIDRQSKRKAIDFPKGNKKVKRVKNEVESSEDDDLELDGTNNDEDSDEEEEEEGKETLLIEENINEEEDEEDESDDDDDDDDEDDDADDDDDDIIEEEEEEKIQKKSSKQQQQQGNKSKQIQQLQPKKKQDKQKLLNGKDIKQDQQKKNKGEQQQQNTQNEQKKRVVEGGVQIKDIKTGNGAFAKAGKFVSVYFVGRLQNGKKFDATTQGDGFKFRLGKGEVIKGWDVGISGMKVGGKRQITIPPAMAYGAKGYPPAIPGNSTLVFEVELKNVH is encoded by the exons gTCTAATAATGGAACCGAATAAACGGTATACTCAAACCGTTGAAAAATCATTCCACGTGTCTATGGCGACTTTAGATGTTGCAAGCGCCG ATGACGATGTAGTACAGGTGACTGTATGTTATGATGGtacaaattatttactttgtaGTTTAAAGAAAGGCTCAGTATGGCAAGTACCACTTGATTTGCACTTTCAAGAGGGAACTAAAATAGCTTTCACATGTAATGGCCACAGTCGTGTACATTTAACTGGATATTTAATACCAGATGATTTAATTgatgaaatagaagaagaagaggatgaggaagaggaagaaaaagttcaACAGTTAATTGATAGACaatcaaagagaaaagcaaTAGATTTtccaaaaggaaataaaaaagtaaaaagagtaaaaaatgaAGTTGAATCGTCGGAAGATGATGATTTGGAATTAGATGGAACAAATAATGATGAAGATTCtgatgaggaagaggaagaagaagggaaggaaACTCTATTgattgaagaaaatattaatgaagaagaggatgaggaggatgaaagtgatgatgatgatgatgacgatgatgaggatgatgatgctgatgatgatgatgatgatattattgaagaggaagaagaggaaaagatacaaaaaaaatctagcaaacaacagcaacagcagggAAACAAAAGCAAGCAAATACAACAATTACAGCCTAAAAAGAAGCAAGATAAACAGAAATTGTTAAACGGAAAGGATATCAAACAAGaccaacaaaagaaaaataaaggagaacAGCAACAGCAAAATACTCAAAATGAACAGAAGAAGAGGGTGGTTGAGGGAGGTgtacaaataaaagatataaagacaGGCAATGGTGCATTTGCGAAAGCAGGAAAATTTGTTTCTGTGTACTTTGTAGGACGATTGCAAAATGGCAAGAAATTTGATGCCACTACACAAGGAGATGGTTTTAAATTTAGGCTTGGAAAAGGTGAAGTTATCAAAGGATGGGATGTAGGCATTTCTGGCATGAAAGTTGGTGGAAAGAGACAAATTACAATACCTCCAGCTATggc GTATGGCGCTAAGGGTTATCCACCTGCTATTCCTGGCAACAGTACGCTTGTTTTTGAAGTTGAACTAAAAAATGTCCATTAA
- the LOC124426711 gene encoding 46 kDa FK506-binding nuclear protein isoform X3, translating into MEPNKRYTQTVEKSFHVSMATLDVASADDDVVQVTVCYDGTNYLLCSLKKGSVWQVPLDLHFQEGTKIAFTCNGHSRVHLTGYLIPDDLIDEIEEEEDEEEEEKVQQLIDRQSKRKAIDFPKGNKKVKRVKNEVESSEDDDLELDGTNNDEDSDEEEEEEGKETLLIEENINEEEDEEDESDDDDDDDDEDDDADDDDDDIIEEEEEEKIQKKSSKQQQQQGNKSKQIQQLQPKKKQDKQKLLNGKDIKQDQQKKNKGEQQQQNTQNEQKKRVVEGGVQIKDIKTGNGAFAKAGKFVSVYFVGRLQNGKKFDATTQGDGFKFRLGKGEVIKGWDVGISGMKVGGKRQITIPPAMAYGAKGYPPAIPGNSTLVFEVELKNVH; encoded by the exons ATGGAACCGAATAAACGGTATACTCAAACCGTTGAAAAATCATTCCACGTGTCTATGGCGACTTTAGATGTTGCAAGCGCCG ATGACGATGTAGTACAGGTGACTGTATGTTATGATGGtacaaattatttactttgtaGTTTAAAGAAAGGCTCAGTATGGCAAGTACCACTTGATTTGCACTTTCAAGAGGGAACTAAAATAGCTTTCACATGTAATGGCCACAGTCGTGTACATTTAACTGGATATTTAATACCAGATGATTTAATTgatgaaatagaagaagaagaggatgaggaagaggaagaaaaagttcaACAGTTAATTGATAGACaatcaaagagaaaagcaaTAGATTTtccaaaaggaaataaaaaagtaaaaagagtaaaaaatgaAGTTGAATCGTCGGAAGATGATGATTTGGAATTAGATGGAACAAATAATGATGAAGATTCtgatgaggaagaggaagaagaagggaaggaaACTCTATTgattgaagaaaatattaatgaagaagaggatgaggaggatgaaagtgatgatgatgatgatgacgatgatgaggatgatgatgctgatgatgatgatgatgatattattgaagaggaagaagaggaaaagatacaaaaaaaatctagcaaacaacagcaacagcagggAAACAAAAGCAAGCAAATACAACAATTACAGCCTAAAAAGAAGCAAGATAAACAGAAATTGTTAAACGGAAAGGATATCAAACAAGaccaacaaaagaaaaataaaggagaacAGCAACAGCAAAATACTCAAAATGAACAGAAGAAGAGGGTGGTTGAGGGAGGTgtacaaataaaagatataaagacaGGCAATGGTGCATTTGCGAAAGCAGGAAAATTTGTTTCTGTGTACTTTGTAGGACGATTGCAAAATGGCAAGAAATTTGATGCCACTACACAAGGAGATGGTTTTAAATTTAGGCTTGGAAAAGGTGAAGTTATCAAAGGATGGGATGTAGGCATTTCTGGCATGAAAGTTGGTGGAAAGAGACAAATTACAATACCTCCAGCTATggc GTATGGCGCTAAGGGTTATCCACCTGCTATTCCTGGCAACAGTACGCTTGTTTTTGAAGTTGAACTAAAAAATGTCCATTAA